From Pagrus major chromosome 2, Pma_NU_1.0, one genomic window encodes:
- the LOC141020432 gene encoding carotenoid-cleaving dioxygenase, mitochondrial-like, which produces MDTIKQEQNNAKELKKTKTARKNINHFTDVHGLPCIEKIVSSVEDTPEPIITKITGQVPEWINGRFLRNGPGKFEIGNQKFNHWFDGMALLHQFKISNGQVTYKSRFLSSDSYQANKENNRIAVSEFGTVMMPDPCKNFFQRFLSRFELPKPTDNANVSFVTYKGDYYVSTETNVMHRVDPETLATTKKVDWSKFIAVNGATAHPHTEPDGTTYNMGNSYTPKGAYYNIIRVPPTKETADETLEGTTVLCSIPSVDKAKPSYYHSFAMSENYVVFIEQPIKMDLLKIVTGKLRGKSISDGFSWDPKLNTVFHLIHKQTGEVNSIKYLAKPLSTFHQINAYEEDGFLIIDMCASDDGQAINNYNVQNLRKSGEALDEVYNTLCRVFPRRFILPLNVDDDTPYNQNLYNRPNSTATSTRIAKNKVFCTHEDLHGEDLHQYGGLEFPQINYGKYNTHPYRYFYGCGFRHLVGDTLIKMDLNGKHMKVWEESGVYPSEPVFVPSPNATEEDDGVVLSVVITPNKDKSTFLLVLDAKTFEELGRAVVPVNIPYGFHGTFNATT; this is translated from the exons ATGGACACCATCAAACAGGAACAGAACAATGCCAAAG aactcaaaaaaacaaaaacggcTAGGAAGAACATCAACCACTTCACAGATGTGCATGGTCTGCCTTGCATTGAGAAGATTGTGAGTTCAGTGGAGGACACCCCCGAGCCCATCATCACCAAAATCACTGGACAAGTCCCAGAATGGATCAACGGAAGGTTCTTGAGGAACGGGCCTGGGAAGTTTGAGATCGGAAACCAGAA GTTCAACCACTGGTTTGATGGCATGGCTCTCCTGCACCAGTTCAAAATATCCAACGGTCAGGTGACTTACAAAAGTCGCTTCCTGTCCAGTGACAGTTACCAAGCCAATAAGGAGAACAACCGCATCGCAGTGTCAGAGTTTGGCACCGTCATGATGCCAGACCCTTGTAAAAACTTCTTCCAGCGCTTCCTGTCAAGATTTGAATTACCAA AGCCCACAGATAATGCCAATGTGAGCTTTGTGACCTACAAAGGTGATTATTACGTCAGCACGGAAACCAATGTCATGCATAGAGTGGACCCTGAGACACTGGCTACAACTAAAAAG GTGGACTGGAGCAAATTCATTGCTGTGAACGGAGCTACGGCACACCCTCACACCGAGCCTGATGGAACAACATACAACATGGGGAACTCCTACACCCCCAAAG GAGCCTACTACAACATCATCCGAGTGCCGCCGACCAAGGAAACAGCTGACGAGACCCTGGAGGGAACCACAGTGCTGTGCTCTATTCCCTCAGTGGACAAGGCCAAACCATCCTACTACCACAGCTTTG CAATGTCTGAGAACTACGTGGTGTTCATTGAGCAGCCCATCAAGATGGACCTGTTGAAGATTGTGACAGGAAAGTTGAGAGGGAAAAGCATCAGTGATGGCTTTTCCTGGGACCCAAAACTCAATACTGTCTTCCACCTGattcacaagcagacaggagAG GTAAACTCGATCAAGTACCTCGCCAAGCCACTGTCAACCTTCCACCAGATCAACGCATATGAGGAGGACGGCTTCTTAATTATAGATATGTGTGCTTCAGATGATGGCCAGGCAATCAATAACTACAATGTCCAGAACCTGCGCAAGTCTGGAGAAGCTCTTGATGAG GTGTATAACACCTTGTGTAGAGTCTTCCCACGACGTTTCATTCTGCCTCTGAATGTGGACGATGATACACCATACAACCAGAACTTGTACAACCGGCCTAACAGTACAGCCACTTCTACAAGAATTGCCAAGAACAAG GTCTTCTGTACCCATGAGGATCTCCACGGGGAGGATCTTCATCAATATGGAGGTCTGGAGTTTCCTCAGATAAACTACGGCAAGTACAACACCCACCCCTACCGTTACTTCTATGGCTGTGGCTTCAGACATCTTGTGGGAGACACTCTGATCAAGATGGACCTCAACGGGAAACACATGAAG GTGTGGGAAGAATCTGGTGTTTATCCCTCTGAACCAGTCTTCGTACCCTCCCCTAATGCCACGGAGGAGGATGACGGTGTTGTCTTGTCTGTGGTCATCACTCCAAATAAG GACAAGAGCACGTTCCTCCTGGTTTTGGATGCCAAAACATTTGAGGAGCTTGGCAGGGCTGTTGTCCCTGTCAATATCCCCTACGGTTTCCACGGGACATTTAATGccacaacataa
- the LOC141013645 gene encoding uncharacterized protein, translated as MKEATAMAGKLIAPEFNKRAVNNNEGPKQTTSQEMEHTPANQDRSPPKKKKPPSKPSTFESADLIEASAAGFNCCGEVRMLLSTFVEVLSERAAADTSQMKKLEGMLAKAQNLEFYLKEKKSHLRQTLALISDKLQG; from the exons ATGAAAGAAGCAACAGCGATGGCAGGAAAACTGATCGCACCAGAGTTCAACAAGAGGGCAGTGAACAACAACGAGGGCCCTAAACAGACAACATCACAAGAG ATGGAACATACACCCGCAAATCAAGACAGATCTCCaccgaaaaagaaaaaacctcccTCTAAACCATCCACTTTTGAGTCAGCAGATTTAATTGAAGCTTCAGCTGCAG GGTTCAATTGTTGTGGAGAGGTCCGCATGCTGTTGTCAACATTTGTTGAAGTGTTAAG tgagagagctgcagcagataCCTCCCAGATGAAGAAACTGGAGGGCATGTTGGCAAAAGCGCAAAACCTTGAGTTCTACCTTAAAGAGAAGAAAAGCCATCTAAGGCAAACATTGGCTCTAATTTCTGACAAACTGCAGGGTTAA